The following proteins come from a genomic window of Desmospora profundinema:
- the nusB gene encoding transcription antitermination factor NusB — translation MSRRKVREKALQALYQLQLNKQDKEEWLRREDRKLADPIDPRDREFFGRLVQGVIQNQEQLDQQIEGYLKKDWTLSRLSLVDQMILRLSVYELLHEPDIPNRVSLNEAVELAKTFSGDESPKFINGVLASFLRDRQGE, via the coding sequence ATGTCCAGACGAAAAGTGCGTGAGAAGGCGTTGCAAGCATTGTATCAATTACAACTAAACAAACAGGACAAAGAAGAATGGTTGCGACGGGAAGATCGGAAGCTGGCTGATCCGATCGATCCCCGGGACCGAGAGTTTTTCGGGAGGTTAGTACAGGGAGTGATACAAAATCAAGAGCAGCTGGATCAACAAATTGAAGGATATTTAAAAAAAGATTGGACCCTTTCCCGACTCTCTTTGGTTGATCAGATGATTTTGCGACTGTCTGTATATGAACTGCTTCATGAACCAGATATACCGAATCGCGTTAGCTTAAATGAAGCGGTTGAGTTGGCAAAAACATTCAGCGGCGACGAATCTCCCAAATTTATTAATGGTGTGTTGGCCAGCTTCCTGCGTGACCGACAAGGGGAGTAA
- a CDS encoding DUF2273 domain-containing protein has translation MEQLWETHRGRLTGLVIGLILGLIYLIAGFWKAIGFGAFLLAGYLIGQQLDDRDGFKDMLETVNPGKWLRK, from the coding sequence ATGGAACAATTATGGGAAACGCATCGTGGAAGGTTGACGGGCCTGGTGATTGGCCTGATTTTGGGACTTATCTATCTGATTGCTGGTTTTTGGAAGGCGATTGGTTTTGGTGCTTTTCTCTTGGCCGGTTATTTGATTGGGCAACAATTGGACGACCGCGATGGATTTAAGGATATGCTGGAGACGGTCAATCCCGGAAAATGGTTGCGAAAATGA
- the amaP gene encoding alkaline shock response membrane anchor protein AmaP, whose translation MNAQHRLLLLIFSLILLVVSGIGALIAFDVGVGKEETVTRWMANVYHDSQIRWPILVTSLILVLVSLRVIIQLSVNRDRDRGVDRITEFGHVRISLKTLESLALQSGNRIKGIYDLSARVRHDDTHSSVGIGLKLTVDGDIPIQTLSEELQQTVKTHVEEVAGVTVHQISVYIADTVQPDRTPIPMD comes from the coding sequence ATGAATGCACAACACCGGCTACTTCTGCTCATCTTCAGCCTGATTCTGCTGGTTGTGTCAGGGATTGGAGCCCTGATCGCTTTCGACGTTGGCGTTGGTAAAGAAGAGACCGTCACCCGGTGGATGGCAAACGTGTACCATGATTCCCAGATCCGATGGCCCATATTGGTCACCAGTCTGATCCTGGTATTGGTCTCGTTACGCGTCATCATCCAACTATCGGTTAACCGGGATCGAGACAGAGGAGTCGATCGGATCACGGAATTCGGTCATGTCCGCATCTCGCTCAAGACGTTGGAGAGCCTGGCTTTACAGTCCGGAAACCGCATTAAGGGCATTTACGATCTATCCGCGCGGGTGCGGCATGACGACACGCATTCCTCTGTGGGAATCGGGTTAAAATTGACAGTGGACGGGGATATACCGATTCAAACGTTGTCTGAGGAGCTGCAACAAACGGTAAAAACGCATGTGGAAGAAGTCGCAGGAGTGACTGTTCACCAGATTTCCGTTTACATAGCCGACACTGTCCAGCCGGATCGAACACCGATCCCCATGGATTGA
- a CDS encoding Asp23/Gls24 family envelope stress response protein, producing MTKEEQMKETHQTGLGKVEIAPEVIQIIGGLAAIQVEGVAGTSGGVVDDINQFLGRKNPKHGIKVELGEDELEVAVSIIVHYGHHVPDVAVEVQQQVKGAIESMTGLTVNKVLIRVVEVKIEGEAEDTRETDHHQRVR from the coding sequence ATGACAAAAGAAGAGCAGATGAAAGAAACGCACCAAACGGGACTGGGCAAGGTGGAGATTGCACCGGAGGTTATTCAAATTATCGGGGGGCTGGCTGCCATTCAGGTGGAAGGGGTAGCCGGAACCAGTGGGGGTGTAGTGGACGATATCAACCAATTCCTCGGGCGAAAAAACCCGAAACACGGCATTAAAGTGGAATTGGGTGAGGATGAATTGGAGGTAGCCGTCTCCATCATCGTCCATTATGGTCACCATGTACCCGATGTGGCGGTAGAAGTGCAACAGCAGGTTAAAGGTGCGATCGAATCCATGACAGGCTTGACGGTAAACAAGGTATTGATCCGGGTGGTGGAAGTGAAAATTGAGGGAGAAGCGGAGGATACACGAGAAACAGACCATCATCAACGGGTAAGATAA
- the accC gene encoding acetyl-CoA carboxylase biotin carboxylase subunit — MFNKVLIANRGEIAVRVIRACRELGIASVAVYSEADRDALHVKLADEAYCIGPAPGRESYLNMTNLMSVATLVEADAIHPGYGFLAENADFAELCAACNITFIGPDPQAILRMGDKTTARDTMKAAGVPVVPGTEGVIEDVEEAVETARKIGYPVIVKATAGGGGKGMRVVHGEDELKRAVNTAQQEAEANFGNPGVYLEKYLVEPRHIEIQVLADGYGNTIHLGERDCSIQRRYQKLVEEAPSPALDPELRERMGQAAVAAAEAVEYTGAGTVEFLLDKDGRFYFMEMNTRIQVEHPVTELVTGVDLVKEQILVAAGHALSLSQEEMVIEGHAIECRINAEDPDRKFMPTPGEIRFYLPPGGVGVRVDSAAYPGYHIPPYYDSMIAKLIVWGKDRPEAIRRMKRSLAEFAIEGISTTIPFHMKLLNNRKFNEGDFHIQFLENTNLDEED; from the coding sequence ATGTTTAATAAGGTTTTGATCGCCAACCGAGGTGAAATTGCCGTTCGAGTGATCCGTGCCTGCAGGGAGCTGGGGATCGCCAGCGTAGCGGTATACTCTGAAGCAGATCGGGACGCCCTTCATGTCAAGTTGGCCGATGAGGCGTACTGTATTGGCCCGGCACCTGGCAGGGAAAGTTACTTGAATATGACCAACCTGATGAGCGTGGCCACCCTGGTGGAGGCGGATGCCATTCATCCGGGGTACGGATTTTTGGCCGAAAACGCTGATTTCGCCGAGCTGTGTGCGGCTTGCAACATCACCTTCATCGGTCCGGATCCGCAAGCGATCCTCCGTATGGGAGACAAAACCACAGCCCGGGATACCATGAAGGCGGCAGGGGTACCGGTTGTTCCCGGAACCGAAGGGGTGATTGAAGATGTGGAAGAAGCGGTGGAGACCGCCCGCAAGATCGGTTATCCCGTCATCGTCAAGGCAACTGCCGGCGGTGGTGGGAAGGGGATGCGTGTCGTTCATGGCGAAGATGAGTTAAAACGTGCCGTGAACACCGCCCAGCAAGAGGCGGAAGCCAACTTCGGCAATCCCGGTGTCTATTTGGAAAAATACCTGGTGGAGCCCAGACACATCGAAATTCAAGTGCTGGCGGACGGGTACGGGAATACCATCCACCTGGGAGAGCGGGATTGTTCCATTCAGCGGCGCTATCAGAAACTGGTCGAGGAAGCGCCGTCCCCTGCTTTGGATCCTGAGTTGCGGGAACGGATGGGTCAAGCGGCGGTGGCTGCAGCAGAAGCAGTTGAGTACACCGGCGCCGGCACGGTGGAGTTTCTTTTGGATAAGGACGGCCGTTTTTACTTTATGGAGATGAACACACGAATTCAGGTGGAGCACCCCGTTACGGAATTGGTTACGGGTGTGGATTTGGTGAAAGAGCAGATTTTGGTGGCTGCAGGACATGCCCTTAGCCTCTCTCAGGAAGAAATGGTCATCGAAGGCCATGCCATTGAATGTCGGATTAATGCGGAAGACCCGGACCGTAAATTTATGCCGACTCCCGGCGAGATCCGATTTTACTTGCCTCCCGGTGGTGTGGGGGTGCGAGTGGACAGTGCCGCTTATCCCGGTTATCACATTCCGCCGTATTACGATTCGATGATTGCAAAGCTGATTGTATGGGGGAAGGATCGACCGGAAGCGATTCGGCGCATGAAGCGGTCCTTGGCCGAATTTGCCATCGAAGGCATTAGTACTACGATCCCGTTCCATATGAAACTGTTAAATAACCGGAAGTTTAACGAAGGAGACTTCCACATCCAATTCCTGGAGAATACCAACCTCGATGAGGAGGATTAA
- the accB gene encoding acetyl-CoA carboxylase biotin carboxyl carrier protein: MKMHEIRELIRLVDESEIDEFELDNDGTKIVIKKKVGERRAVAAPQVVEERPAVSEPAAQPVAAPTASVPAPAKEAPAPDAVEAEDESGLHQIVSPMVGTFYRAPSPDSDPYVDKGSQVNEKTIVCIVEAMKLMNEIEAEVKGDIVKVLAENGQLVEYGQPLFLVKPE, from the coding sequence ATGAAAATGCACGAGATTCGGGAACTGATTCGCTTAGTGGATGAGTCCGAGATTGATGAATTTGAATTGGATAATGATGGAACAAAAATTGTGATCAAGAAGAAAGTCGGCGAGCGGAGGGCAGTTGCCGCGCCCCAGGTGGTGGAAGAGCGGCCGGCTGTATCGGAGCCGGCTGCCCAACCTGTCGCCGCACCGACGGCTTCGGTACCGGCCCCGGCCAAGGAAGCACCGGCACCGGACGCGGTGGAAGCGGAAGATGAAAGTGGTCTCCATCAGATTGTTTCTCCGATGGTGGGAACCTTTTACCGAGCCCCTTCCCCCGATTCGGATCCCTATGTGGATAAAGGCAGTCAAGTGAATGAGAAGACGATCGTCTGTATTGTGGAGGCCATGAAGCTGATGAACGAGATCGAGGCGGAAGTGAAGGGCGACATTGTTAAGGTACTGGCGGAAAACGGACAGCTGGTGGAGTACGGGCAACCGCTGTTTTTGGTTAAGCCGGAGTGA
- a CDS encoding SpoIIIAH-like family protein — protein MNMNKQTVWLVTMLTLMVVLSAYYIVTGPVEPAGPAAVNDDEGLDAKVKTEEKEQPAESGKKEKEEDQTTSKEAESDYFVGYQLQRNSLRSKMTEEYMQILTDPEASEKQLSEARAKIDELMKVDKSESVMEDLIREEGFRDAVVITNENNFVDVIVQSEKMSNEQVVKLVSMVKQHMDVPAQHVSVAYRD, from the coding sequence ATGAACATGAATAAGCAGACGGTTTGGTTGGTTACCATGCTGACCTTGATGGTGGTCCTGTCGGCATACTATATCGTGACCGGTCCGGTGGAACCGGCCGGACCGGCGGCAGTGAACGATGATGAAGGGCTTGACGCCAAAGTGAAGACTGAAGAAAAAGAGCAACCCGCTGAATCCGGAAAGAAAGAGAAAGAAGAGGATCAGACCACTTCCAAGGAAGCAGAAAGCGATTACTTTGTCGGCTATCAATTGCAGCGAAATTCGCTTCGCTCCAAGATGACCGAAGAATACATGCAAATCCTGACCGATCCGGAAGCCTCAGAAAAACAATTGTCCGAAGCACGGGCCAAGATCGATGAATTGATGAAAGTGGATAAATCAGAGTCCGTGATGGAGGACCTGATCCGGGAAGAAGGGTTCCGTGATGCGGTGGTGATTACCAACGAAAACAACTTTGTCGATGTGATTGTCCAGTCTGAAAAGATGTCCAATGAACAAGTGGTCAAGTTGGTCAGTATGGTGAAGCAACACATGGATGTTCCTGCCCAACACGTATCCGTCGCCTATCGGGATTAA